One Halorientalis litorea DNA segment encodes these proteins:
- a CDS encoding PPC domain-containing protein: MTGRTLLVVLVALALAVGAGPVQAQVSTPNNGTGDSPLDTEPNDGFANATAVGDGTYGGLTITEGDVDVYAVNVTAGQQLSARIEFESSVGDLDMVLVDPDRVVPLAVSDGIADNESITYVPRTNATYYVGVYGFANATGSYTLTVNGTAEDARDETAETPVFEPIG, encoded by the coding sequence ATGACAGGACGAACATTGCTCGTGGTACTCGTCGCGCTCGCGCTCGCCGTGGGCGCGGGCCCCGTACAGGCACAAGTATCGACCCCGAACAACGGGACCGGCGACAGCCCCCTCGATACGGAGCCCAACGACGGTTTCGCGAACGCGACGGCAGTCGGTGACGGGACGTACGGGGGCCTCACTATCACCGAGGGCGACGTCGACGTGTACGCCGTGAACGTCACCGCCGGACAGCAGCTCTCGGCCCGTATCGAGTTCGAGAGTAGCGTCGGAGATTTGGACATGGTACTCGTCGACCCGGACCGCGTGGTGCCGCTCGCGGTGAGCGACGGCATCGCCGACAACGAGTCGATTACCTACGTCCCCCGGACGAACGCGACTTACTACGTCGGCGTGTACGGGTTCGCGAACGCCACGGGGTCGTACACGCTCACGGTGAACGGCACGGCGGAAGATGCCCGCGATGAAACCGCTGAAACACCGGTTTTCGAGCCGATTGGCTGA
- a CDS encoding cation diffusion facilitator family transporter encodes MARASALRRVGLLVLAVNGALVLAKGAVWYLTGSLAVGSEAVNSLADTAYSVVIVAGLYLTTQPPDFEHPHGHERIEPFVGLFVAMGIFAAGGVVLWQAGSTLLSGDVTVTRNPAAIAVLAVAAGAKFLLYRYCLAVGREHRSPAVVATAVDNRNDILTAVAALVGVLGASAGFPLLDPAAALLVGIGIFYTGIEVVRDNVDYLVGAAPPEDLRAEIVRRVLAHPDVEGVHDVIAHYVGPEIDVSMHIEVEGDRTLMEAHNIETEIISRVQDLAEVDDVFVHVDPKEAGEWKEDTDVDRLVGGRWGADGGGSERD; translated from the coding sequence ATGGCACGGGCGTCCGCGCTCCGGCGGGTCGGACTTCTCGTCCTCGCCGTCAACGGTGCTCTCGTCCTCGCCAAGGGAGCGGTGTGGTACCTCACCGGGAGCCTCGCCGTCGGGTCCGAGGCGGTCAACAGCCTCGCGGACACCGCCTACAGCGTCGTCATCGTCGCCGGCCTCTACCTGACGACACAGCCACCGGATTTCGAGCACCCTCACGGCCACGAGCGTATCGAGCCGTTCGTCGGGTTGTTCGTCGCCATGGGCATCTTCGCGGCCGGTGGCGTCGTCCTCTGGCAGGCCGGGTCGACGCTCCTGAGCGGCGACGTGACAGTCACCCGGAACCCGGCAGCGATAGCGGTCCTCGCGGTAGCGGCGGGCGCGAAGTTCCTCCTGTATCGCTACTGTCTGGCGGTCGGTCGGGAACACCGCTCGCCCGCCGTCGTGGCCACGGCCGTCGACAACCGCAACGACATCCTCACCGCCGTCGCCGCACTCGTGGGGGTCCTCGGTGCGTCAGCTGGGTTCCCGTTGTTGGACCCGGCGGCCGCGCTCCTCGTCGGTATCGGTATCTTCTACACCGGTATCGAGGTGGTTCGGGACAACGTGGACTACCTCGTCGGGGCCGCCCCACCCGAAGACCTCCGCGCCGAAATCGTCCGCAGGGTGCTCGCCCATCCCGACGTCGAGGGCGTCCACGACGTCATCGCCCACTACGTCGGCCCGGAAATCGACGTTTCGATGCACATCGAAGTGGAGGGCGACCGGACGCTCATGGAGGCACACAACATCGAGACCGAAATCATCAGCCGGGTCCAAGACCTCGCGGAGGTCGACGACGTGTTCGTCCACGTCGACCCGAAAGAGGCCGGGGAGTGGAAAGAGGACACGGACGTGGACCGCCTCGTCGGGGGTCGGTGGGGGGCCGACGGCGGCGGGTCGGAACGCGACTGA
- the map gene encoding type II methionyl aminopeptidase encodes MSDVDLDAEQYEKHREAGEILAEVRNEAAERVEVGASHLEIAEWAEERIRELGGQPAFPVNISIDEEAAHATPSVDDTTTFGEDMVNLDIGVHVDGWLADTAVTVDLSGNPELAEASEEALDAALDAVEPGVATGELGAIIEDVVDGYGYNPVVNLTGHGLGHWQQHTPPNIPNRAVEQSTELEVGDVVAIEPFATDGGGKVSEGSDEEIFALESEGSVRNRAARQALEQITEEFRTLPFATRWLDVNRAEMALRRLKRQDILHGYPVLKESEGCLVSQKEHTVIVTEDGCEVTTRL; translated from the coding sequence ATGAGCGACGTGGACCTCGACGCCGAGCAGTACGAGAAACACCGAGAAGCAGGCGAAATCCTCGCCGAGGTGCGCAACGAGGCCGCAGAGCGCGTCGAGGTCGGGGCGAGCCACCTCGAAATCGCCGAGTGGGCCGAAGAACGCATCCGTGAACTCGGTGGGCAACCGGCGTTCCCGGTCAACATCAGCATCGACGAGGAGGCGGCCCACGCGACACCGAGCGTCGACGACACGACGACGTTCGGCGAGGACATGGTCAACCTCGACATCGGCGTCCACGTCGACGGGTGGCTGGCCGACACAGCCGTCACCGTCGACCTATCCGGGAACCCGGAACTGGCCGAAGCGTCCGAGGAGGCACTCGACGCCGCCCTCGATGCGGTCGAGCCGGGCGTGGCGACGGGCGAACTCGGCGCGATAATCGAGGATGTCGTCGATGGCTACGGATACAATCCGGTCGTCAACCTCACCGGCCACGGACTCGGCCACTGGCAACAGCACACTCCGCCGAACATCCCCAACCGCGCCGTCGAACAGAGTACCGAACTCGAAGTCGGCGATGTCGTCGCCATCGAACCGTTCGCCACCGACGGCGGCGGCAAGGTCAGCGAGGGGAGCGACGAGGAGATATTCGCACTGGAGAGCGAGGGGTCGGTCCGTAACCGTGCGGCTCGGCAGGCACTCGAGCAGATAACCGAGGAGTTCCGCACGCTCCCGTTCGCCACCCGGTGGCTGGACGTGAACCGTGCCGAGATGGCACTGCGCCGCCTGAAGCGACAGGACATCCTCCACGGCTACCCCGTCCTCAAGGAGTCGGAGGGCTGCCTCGTCAGTCAGAAAGAACACACCGTCATCGTCACCGAGGACGGGTGTGAGGTCACGACTCGCCTCTGA
- a CDS encoding tRNA (N(6)-L-threonylcarbamoyladenosine(37)-C(2))-methylthiotransferase, which yields MARYHIETYGCTSNRGETQQIERALRDGGHHPADGPEEADVAILNTCTVLEKTERNMLRRAAELDAETPGDLVVTGCMALAQGDMFRDADDVDAEVLHWDDVPEHVLNGECPTVTPDTEPVLNGVVGILPIARGCMSDCSYCITKQATGRIDSPSVEENVEKARSLVHAGAKEIRITGQDTGVYGWDRNHGESLLPELLDRICALEGEFRVRVGMANPKGVHGVREELARVFAENEKLYNFLHAPVQSGSDDVLADMRRQHSVAEYVEVVETFDEYLDYWTLSTDFIAGFPTEEPEDHAQSLALLGETRPEKINVTRFSKRPGTDADDMKGLGGQTKKDRSKEMTELKMDVVADAYESMVGTEQSVLLTEDGREESLVGYDEAYRQVVVADGETRGLSVGDTVDVEITSHNTVYAFGEPL from the coding sequence ATGGCCCGCTACCACATCGAGACGTACGGGTGTACCTCCAACAGAGGTGAGACCCAGCAGATAGAGCGGGCACTCAGAGACGGCGGCCACCACCCCGCCGACGGCCCCGAGGAGGCCGACGTTGCCATCCTCAACACCTGTACGGTCTTGGAGAAGACGGAGCGCAACATGCTCCGCCGGGCCGCGGAACTCGACGCCGAGACGCCAGGTGACCTCGTCGTGACTGGCTGTATGGCACTGGCACAGGGTGATATGTTCCGGGACGCCGACGACGTAGACGCCGAAGTCCTCCACTGGGACGATGTCCCGGAACACGTTCTGAATGGCGAGTGTCCGACCGTGACCCCCGACACCGAACCGGTCCTGAACGGCGTCGTCGGCATCCTCCCCATCGCCCGTGGCTGTATGAGCGACTGCTCGTACTGCATCACGAAGCAGGCAACCGGGCGTATCGACAGCCCATCTGTCGAGGAAAACGTCGAGAAAGCGCGCTCGCTCGTCCACGCGGGCGCGAAGGAGATACGTATCACTGGACAGGACACCGGCGTCTACGGCTGGGACCGCAATCACGGCGAGAGTCTCCTCCCGGAACTGCTCGACCGCATCTGTGCCCTCGAAGGAGAGTTCCGCGTCCGGGTCGGGATGGCGAACCCGAAGGGCGTCCACGGTGTCCGCGAGGAGTTGGCACGCGTGTTCGCCGAGAACGAGAAACTGTACAACTTCCTGCACGCGCCGGTCCAGTCGGGGAGCGACGACGTACTCGCGGATATGCGCCGCCAACACTCCGTCGCGGAGTACGTCGAGGTAGTCGAGACGTTCGACGAGTACCTGGACTACTGGACGCTCTCGACGGACTTTATCGCCGGGTTCCCCACCGAAGAACCCGAAGACCACGCACAGAGCCTCGCACTCCTGGGCGAGACGCGGCCCGAGAAAATAAACGTCACGCGGTTCTCCAAACGGCCCGGTACGGACGCCGACGACATGAAGGGCCTGGGCGGGCAGACGAAGAAGGACCGCTCGAAGGAAATGACCGAACTGAAGATGGACGTGGTGGCCGACGCCTACGAGTCGATGGTCGGCACCGAACAGTCGGTCCTGCTCACGGAGGACGGGCGCGAGGAGTCGCTGGTCGGCTACGACGAGGCCTACCGGCAGGTGGTCGTCGCGGACGGCGAGACACGCGGACTCTCGGTGGGTGACACGGTCGATGTCGAAATCACGAGCCACAACACCGTCTACGCGTTCGGCGAACCGCTGTAG
- the deoC gene encoding deoxyribose-phosphate aldolase → MDVPARIDHTVLGPTTTDEAVLSCLDEAIEHGMNACVPPCHVDLATNYAPDTTVATVVGFPHGQHETGVKVAEAEQARTDGADELDVVANAGLLKAGADDAYRRDIAETVAAVSAPVKVIVEAPLLTDAELDRACELAADADADILKTATGFADGGATVSAVERMAAHRPVKASGGIGSWERAEAMFDAGAERIGASSGATIAREWREATDGV, encoded by the coding sequence ATGGACGTTCCGGCGCGTATCGACCACACGGTTCTCGGTCCGACGACGACTGACGAGGCGGTTCTCTCCTGTCTCGACGAGGCTATCGAACACGGAATGAACGCGTGCGTTCCGCCCTGTCACGTCGACTTGGCGACGAACTACGCGCCGGACACCACCGTGGCAACCGTCGTGGGGTTCCCACACGGCCAACACGAGACCGGAGTCAAAGTCGCGGAAGCCGAACAGGCCCGCACGGACGGTGCCGACGAACTCGACGTCGTTGCGAACGCCGGCCTGCTGAAAGCCGGTGCCGACGACGCGTATCGCCGCGACATCGCGGAGACGGTCGCCGCCGTCTCCGCGCCGGTGAAAGTCATCGTCGAGGCACCGCTGTTGACCGACGCGGAACTGGACCGTGCCTGTGAACTGGCGGCCGACGCCGACGCCGACATACTCAAGACGGCCACCGGGTTCGCGGACGGCGGCGCGACGGTGTCGGCCGTCGAGCGGATGGCGGCGCACCGCCCGGTCAAAGCCAGCGGCGGTATCGGGTCGTGGGAGCGGGCCGAAGCGATGTTCGACGCCGGGGCCGAGCGAATCGGGGCGAGCAGTGGGGCGACAATCGCTCGGGAGTGGCGCGAGGCGACAGACGGCGTGTAG
- a CDS encoding HIT family protein, with the protein MEQVFAPWRIDWIERSDKNADVEGCVFCAFADDEDEAENNVVARSDHAFVLLNNYPYNPGHAMVIPEQHTGEYGDLSDEELLDHARLKQRTLDALDDAMHPNGFNTGCNLGGDAAGGSIDDHLHTHVVPRWEGDTNFMPVISDTSVIVEAVEDTYDRLHEAFAAQSGTTVPGEGRAVRVE; encoded by the coding sequence ATGGAGCAGGTGTTCGCCCCGTGGCGCATCGACTGGATAGAGCGGTCGGACAAGAACGCCGACGTGGAGGGCTGTGTGTTCTGTGCGTTCGCCGACGACGAGGACGAGGCCGAGAACAACGTCGTCGCGCGGAGCGACCACGCGTTCGTCCTCCTGAACAACTACCCGTACAACCCCGGGCACGCGATGGTCATCCCCGAACAGCATACCGGGGAGTACGGCGACCTGAGCGACGAGGAACTCCTCGACCACGCGCGCCTGAAACAGCGGACCCTCGACGCACTCGACGACGCCATGCATCCGAACGGGTTCAACACCGGGTGTAACCTCGGCGGTGACGCGGCCGGCGGGTCCATCGACGACCACCTCCACACGCACGTCGTGCCGCGCTGGGAGGGCGACACCAACTTCATGCCGGTCATCTCCGACACGTCGGTCATCGTCGAAGCCGTCGAGGACACCTACGACCGCCTCCACGAGGCCTTCGCCGCCCAGTCCGGGACGACGGTTCCCGGCGAAGGCCGTGCCGTGCGCGTCGAGTGA
- a CDS encoding NADP-dependent isocitrate dehydrogenase, whose protein sequence is MPYEKVDVPADGETIEVVDASADELDVPNDPIIPIIYGDGIGTDVGPAAQMVLEAAAEATGRDINWMRVYAGETARQQYDENLPEDTLQAFREFNVGIKGPLTTPVGAGFRSLNVALRKKLDLYTNVRPTYHIEGVPSPVTRPDQMDMVTFRENTEDVLDMVTFRENTEDVYAGIEWEAGTEEVEQVRAFVEDEMGFDETIHDGAVGIGVKPITEFGTKRLVRKAIDHALENDRDSVTLVHKGNIMKFTEGAFRDWGYEVAEEEYGSEVITEDTLWEERDGEAPDDAVVVNDRIADNMLQQILTRTENYDVLAMPNLNGDYLSDACGAQIGGLGIAPGANFGDGRCLAEPVHGSAPKYAGQDKVNPTAMILSGKIMLEYMGWKDAGQLIRDAVEEAIKAKKVTYDIERQIQGGEKLATSEYARVVADNIRDLA, encoded by the coding sequence ATGCCCTACGAGAAGGTCGATGTGCCAGCGGACGGGGAGACAATCGAGGTGGTAGACGCGTCGGCGGACGAACTCGACGTTCCGAACGACCCTATTATACCGATTATCTACGGGGACGGTATCGGGACGGACGTGGGTCCGGCGGCACAGATGGTGCTGGAAGCCGCAGCGGAGGCAACCGGCCGCGACATCAACTGGATGCGCGTCTACGCCGGCGAGACGGCACGCCAGCAGTACGACGAGAACCTCCCCGAGGACACGCTACAGGCGTTCCGCGAGTTCAACGTCGGTATCAAAGGCCCGCTCACGACGCCCGTCGGTGCGGGCTTTCGCTCGCTGAACGTCGCACTCCGGAAGAAACTCGACCTCTACACGAACGTTCGCCCGACGTACCACATCGAGGGCGTCCCGTCACCGGTCACGCGCCCGGACCAGATGGACATGGTCACGTTCCGCGAGAACACCGAGGACGTGTTGGACATGGTCACGTTCCGCGAGAACACCGAGGACGTGTACGCCGGCATCGAGTGGGAGGCCGGCACCGAGGAAGTGGAGCAAGTCCGTGCGTTCGTCGAGGACGAGATGGGCTTCGACGAGACGATTCACGACGGTGCGGTCGGCATCGGCGTCAAACCCATCACCGAGTTCGGGACGAAACGACTCGTCCGCAAGGCCATCGACCACGCCCTCGAAAACGACCGCGACTCGGTCACCTTGGTCCACAAGGGCAACATCATGAAGTTCACCGAGGGCGCGTTCCGCGACTGGGGGTACGAAGTCGCGGAAGAAGAGTACGGCAGCGAGGTTATCACCGAGGACACGCTCTGGGAAGAGCGGGACGGCGAGGCACCCGACGACGCCGTCGTCGTCAACGACCGCATCGCCGACAACATGCTCCAGCAGATTCTCACTCGGACCGAGAACTACGACGTGCTGGCGATGCCCAATCTCAACGGGGACTACCTCTCGGACGCCTGTGGTGCCCAAATCGGCGGCCTCGGCATCGCACCCGGCGCGAACTTCGGCGACGGCCGGTGTCTCGCCGAACCCGTCCACGGGTCGGCCCCGAAGTACGCCGGACAGGACAAGGTCAACCCCACCGCGATGATTCTCTCGGGCAAGATAATGCTCGAGTACATGGGCTGGAAGGACGCCGGCCAACTCATCCGCGACGCCGTCGAGGAGGCCATCAAGGCGAAGAAGGTCACCTACGACATCGAACGCCAGATTCAGGGCGGCGAGAAACTCGCCACCAGCGAGTACGCCCGAGTCGTCGCCGACAACATCCGCGATTTGGCTTAA
- a CDS encoding DUF7835 family putative zinc beta-ribbon protein has product MSAIDGSPEGMTEDCAECGRETPHDVSVQILTESSIAKNAEFSREPYRVSECRVCGVQTETRMNNQ; this is encoded by the coding sequence ATGTCAGCCATCGACGGTTCCCCAGAGGGGATGACGGAGGACTGTGCGGAGTGTGGACGAGAGACGCCTCACGACGTTTCCGTGCAGATACTGACGGAGAGTTCCATCGCGAAGAACGCGGAGTTCTCGCGCGAGCCCTACCGGGTCAGCGAATGCCGCGTCTGCGGCGTCCAGACTGAGACCCGGATGAACAACCAGTAA